GGGCAGCCTCTGCATCGAGTGCGACGCCTGCGTCGACATCTGCCCGATGGACTGCATCACCTTCACCGCCGACGGCGAGGAGAAGGACCTGCGCGGCCGCCTGACGGCGCCGGCGCTGAACGCGACGCAGGACCTCTACATCGGCGACGGACTCAAGACCGGCCGCGTCATGGTCAAGGACGAGGACGTCTGCCTGCATTGCGGCCTGTGCGCCGAGCGCTGCCCGACGGGCGCGTGGGACATGCGCAAGTACTACATCGAGATGACGCACGCGGAGCACGCATGCCACAAGCGCTAGAGGCGGTGAACGACTTCGTCGTCAAGTTCGCCAACGTCAACGGATCGGGCTCGGCCTCGGCCAACGAGCTGTTCGCCCGCTCCATCCTGCGCATGGGCGTGCCGGTCAGCCCGCGCAACATCTTCCCCTCGAACATCCAGGGCCTGCCGACCTGGTACGAGGTCCGCGTCACCGAGAAGGGCTATCTCGGCCGCCGCGGCGGCGTCGACATGATGGTCGCGATGAACCCGCAGACCTGGGCCGAGGACGTGAAGGAGATCACGCCCGGCGGCTACCTGTTCTACGACAGCACCAAGCCCATGCCGGCCGCCATGTTCCGGCCCGACATCAACATCGTCGGCGTGCCGCTGACGGCGATCACCAACGCCACCTACACCGACGCCCGCCAGCGCCAGCTGTTCAAGAACATCATCTACGTCGGCGCGCTGAGCGTCCTGCTCGACATCGATCCCAAGGAGATCGAGCGGCTGTTCGGCGAGCAGTACAAGGGCAAGGAGAAGCTGCTCGACAGCAACGTCAAGGCGCTCAACCTCGGCCGCGACTGGGTGAGGGAGAACCTCGATCCGGCGACCGTGAAGCTGAAGGTGCGCCGCGCCGACAACGTCGGGAACCGGATCTTCGTCGAGGGCAACAGCGCCGCGGCGCTGGGCTGCGTCTACGGCGGCGCCACGGTGTGCGCGTGGTATCCGATCACGCCGAGCTCCTCGATGGCCGAGGCGTTCCAGGCCCATTGCCGGCGCTACCGCCACGACAAGGAGACCGGCAAGGCCAGGTACGCGATCGTGCAGGCCGAGGACGAGCTGGCCTCGATCGGCATGGTGATCGGCGCGGCCTGGAACGGCGCGCGCGCCTTCACCGCGACCTCGGGCCCCGGCGTCTCGCTGATGACGGAGTTCATGGGCCTGGCCTATTTTGCCGAGATGCCGGCGGTGATCGTCAACGTGCAGCGCGGCGGGCCGTCGACCGGCATGCCGACGCGCACGCAGCAGGCCGACATCATCGCCTGCGCCACGGCGTCGAACGGCGACACCCGCCATGTGCTGCTGTTCCCCGAGGATCCGAAGGAGTGCTTCGACCATTCGGCGGCGGCGCTCGACCTCGCCGACCGGCTGCAGACGCCGGTGTTCGTGATGACCGATCTCGACATCGGCATGAACCAGCGCCTGTGCGAGCCGTTCGCGTGGGACGAGTCGAAGGCCTACGACCGCGGCAAGGTGATGACGGCGGAGGAGCTGGAGGCCGGCAAGCAGTTCGGCCGCTACCTCGACGTCGACGGCGACGGCATCGCGTACCGGACCTATCCGGCGACGCATCCCTCGAAGGGCGCGTACTTCACGCGCGGCACCACCAAGGACCGTTTCGCGCGCTACAGCGAGGAGGGGCCGGTCTACGTCGACAACATGGAGCGCCTCCAGCGCAAGTTCGAGACGGCCAAGACGCTGGTGCCGCAGCCGGTGGCGCGCGCCGCCAAGAAGCCGACCCCGATGGGCGTCATCTATTTCGGCTCGACCAGCCCGGCGATGGCCGAGGCCCTGGACCGGCTGGAGGAGGACGGCGTCCACGTCGACGCGCTGCGTCTGCGCGCGTACCCGCTGTCGAAGCCGGTCGAGGAGTTCGTCGCGGCGCACGACACCGTGTTCCTGGTCGAGCAGAACCGCGACGGCCAGCTCCGCATGCTGATGCTGAGCGACCTCGGCGTCGACCCGCGCAAGATCGTGCCCGTGCTGCACTACGACGGCACGCCGATCACGGCGCGCTTCATCACCGGCGCGATCCGCGCCCACCTTTCGCCGAAGCGCATGGCCGCCGAGTAGACCGGCGCCGAACGGAGACGCGACGATGACGTACATCGCCAAGCCCAAGCTGCACCATCCCACGCTGCACAAGAACAAGGCCGGCTTCACGCGCCGCGACTACGAGGGCGCGATCTCGACCCTGTGCGCCGGCTGCGGCCACGATTCGATCAGCGCCGCCATCGTGCAGGCCTGCTACGAGCTCGACATCCTGCCGCACCAGGTCGCCAAGCTGTCGGGCATCGGCTGCTCGTCGAAGTCGCCGACCTACTTCCTCGGCGCCAGCCACGGCTTCAACACGGTGCACGGGCGCATGCCGTCGGTGATGACCGGCGCCAACCTCGCCAACAAGGACCTGATCTACATGGGCGTGTCCGGCGACGGCGACTCCGCCTCGATCGGGCTGGGCCAGTTCGCGCACGTCATGCGCCGCGGCGTGAACATGCTCTACATCGTCGAGAACAACGGCGTGTACGGGCTGACCAAGGGCCAGTTCTCGGCCACGGCCGACCGCGGCTCGGTCAGCAAGAAGGGCGTCGCCAACTCCGATTCGTCGATCGACATGGTGTCGATGGCGATCCTGATGGGCGCCACCTTCGTGGCCCGCAGCTTCTCCGGCGACAAGCAGCAGCTCGTGCCGCTGATCAAGGCGGCGATCCAGCACAAGGGCGCCGCCTTCATCGACGTCATCAGCCCCTGCGTGGCCTTCAACAACCACCCGGGCTCGACCAAGAGCTACGACTACGTGCGCGAGCACAACGAGGCGGTGAACCGCGTCGACTTCATCGAGACCCGCGCCGAGATCACGACGCAGTACGATCCCGGCACGACCCAGGTGGTGGAGCAGCACGACGGCACCTCGCTGCGCCTGCGCAAGCTGACGCCGGACTACGATCCCTGCGACAAGATCGCGGCGATGAAGCACGTCCAGGAGGCCGAGGCGGCGGGCGAGGTGGTCACCGGCCTGCTCTACGTCGAGCCGATGCCGAAGGACCTGCACGCCAACCTCAACACCGTCGACACGCCGCTCAACCGCCTCGAGGCCGGCGCGCTGTGCCCCGGCTCGGCGACGCTCGACAAGATCAACGCCTCGCTGCGCTGAGACGCGGCGTGGCGCGGCGGCGCGCCGGGCCGCCGGCCGCCGCGCTCGCCGCCGCGCTGGCGCTGGCGGGCTGCGCCGCGCCGCCGTTCTGCGCGCCGCCCGCGGCGCGCGCGACCCAGTTCGACGTCTATCTCGGACGCGACATCGCCGGTCGCGGCGAGGTCACGGACGCCGAATGGGCCGCGTTCCTCGATTCCGAGGCGACGCCGCGGTTCGGCGACGGGCTCACCGTCGCCGATCTGCGCGGGCAATGGCGCGACGCCGCCACCGGCGCGATCGCGCGCGAACGCTCCAAACGCCTGACGGTCGTCGCGCCCGACGCCGCGCGCGCCCGCGACGCCGTCCGCGCCGTCGCCGAGGCGTACAAGCGCCGCTTCGCCCAGCAATCCGCGCTCGTCGTCGAACAACCGGTCTGCGCCGCGTTCTGACGCCGTGTCGCTGGCGGCCATGCGCGCGCGTGGCTTGTCCGGCGCCGGCGGCGCGGCGAGAGTCCGGCCGCCACCGGAATTGGAGACCCGCCGATGAAGAGACGCCGCGCCCTGTCCCTGCTCGCCGCCGCGGCGGCGCTCCCGGCGCCCGTCCTCGCGCAGGCGTGGCCGAGCAAGCCCATCCGGGTCGTGGTGCCGTTCGCGCCGGGCGGGTCCGGCGACATCACGGCCCGGCTCTACGGCAAGTACATCGAGGAGAAGGTCGGCCAGCCCGTGGTGATCGAGAACAAGCCCGGCGCCAACGGCATCGTCGGCACGGAGATCGTCAAGAACGCGCCCGCCGACGGCTACACGCTGCACCTCTCCACGGTGTCGACGCACTGCACCAATCCCAGCCTCTACAAGTCGCTGCCCTACGATCCGGAGAGGGATTTCACCGTGGTCGGCGTGTTCGGCTCGGGCGGCGTGTTCCTGGTGGTCCGTCCGGAGGCGCCCTACAAGACGCTCGCGGCGTTCGTGGCCCACGTGAAGGCCAATCCCGGCACCGTCCATTTCGCGCATTTCAACACCTCCTCGCAGATCCCCGGCGAGCTGCTCAACCGCGTGGCGGATGTGAAGATGGTGGCGGTGCCGTACCGCGCGATCGGCAACGCCATCCAGGACTTCTTCTCCGGCGTCGTGCAGGCGATGTTCATCGACACGACGGCCGCCCACAGCCATGTCGCGTCGGGCAAGATGATTCCGATCGCGATCACGAAGGGCGAGCGCTGGGCGCGCCATCCAGACGTGCCGGCGATGGCCGAGCTCTACCCCGGCTTCGACGTTTCGGGATTCCTCGGGATGTCCGTGCGGGCCGGCACGCCGGTCGAGATCGCGCGCCGGCTGAACGACCTCATCAACGAGGCCAGCTTCTCGGCCGCGATCGCGCCGCGGCTGGAGGAATTCGGCTTTCCGCCGCAGCGGCGCGACCTCGAACAGAGCGCCGCCTACGTGCGGGAGACCCGAGAGAAGCAGGCGCGCTACATCAAGCTGGCCGGCATCGAGCCGCAGTAGCCGCCCGCGTTGTCGCTGCCGGCGGGCGGGCGTACAGTCCGCCGCGACATCGGAACGATCTGGAGGAAGCGCGATGGAATGCCGGATGGACGGCCGCGTGGCGGTGATCACGGGCGGCAGCATGGGGCTGGGCAAGGCGATGGGCGCGGCGTTCGCCGGCTCCGGCGCCGGGGTGGCGCTGATCGCGCGCCGGCCGGAGCCGCTCGCCGCCGCCAAGGCGGAGATCGCCAAGGCGACCGGCGCCAAGGTCGAGGGCTACAGCTGCGACGTCGCCGACAAGGACGCGCTGGAGCGGACCTGGGCCGCGATCCAGCGCGATTTCGGCAAGGTCGACGTGCTGGTGAACAACGCCGGCGCCTCGGCGGCCAAGGCGTTCGAGACCATCACCGACGCCGACTGGGAGGCCGATTTCGGACTCAAGATCTGGCCGGCGATCCGCCTGTGCCGATTGGCGCTGCCGGGCATGAAGGAGCGCCGCTGGGGCCGGATCGTCAACGTTCTGAACACCTACGCCAAGGCGCCGGCCGGCAACTCCGGTCCGACCAGCGTCAGCCGCGCCGCCGGGCTGGCGCTGACGAAGGTGCTGGCGCACGAGAGCGCGCCGCACAACGTGCTGGTCAACGCGTTGCTGGTCGGCCTGATCGAGAGCGACCAGTGGGCGCGCCGCCACAAGCAGGTCGGCGGCAACCAGACCTACGACGAGTTCCTCGCCAACATGGCCAAGACCGCGGCATCGGCATCGGCCGCGTCGGACAGGCGGCGGAGTTCGCGAACATCGCGTGTTTCCTGTGCTCCGACGCGGGCTCGTACATCAACGGCGTCGCGATCAACGTCGACGGCGGCATGTCGCCGGTGGTGTGACGCGGAGCGCGGGAAGGTCGGCGGAGGGACACCGATGGACATCTCGAGGATACCGACCGGGAAGAACCCGCCGTGGGACGTCAACGCGATCATCGAGGTGCCGCAGGGTGGCTACCCGGTGAAGTACGAGCTCGACAAGGCGTCCGGCGCGATGTTCGTCGACCGGTTCCTGCACACCTCGATGGTCTATCCCGCCAACTACGGCTTCATCCCGCACACGCTGTCGGGCGACGGCGATCCGGTCGACATCCTCGTGGTCGGGCCGGTGCCGGTGGTGCCCGGCGCCGTGATCCGCTGCCGCCCGATCGGCGGCATGCTGATGGAGGACGAGGCCGGCACCGACGAGAAGCTGCTCGCGGTGCCGGTCGACAAGCTGCATCCGTTCCACCGCGGCGTCGCCAGCTACCGGCAGCTGCCGGAGATCCTGTGCGAGCAGATCGCTCACTTCTTCCAGCACTACAAGGATCTGGAGAAGGGCAAGTGGGTGAAGATCGCGCGCTGGCTGGAGCCCGACGAGGCCGCCCGGATGATCGAGGAGGGGATGGCGCGCGCCGCCGCGAAGGCCTGACGGCCCCGCTCAGTAGCGGAATTTCTCGATCCGGTCGGGATCGCCGCTGTAGCCGTCGTCGGCGAAGCTACCGCCGATGACGCGGGGACCGACCGCGTCGGGATCCTCAGGCGGCTCGCGCGCCAGCACCTCGGCGGCGTGGTCCTCGGCGAAGTCCTTCGGCTTGTAGCCCAGCCGGTAGGCGGTGGCGTTGTCGAACCACGACCGGTCGTTCTCCGACACGCCGTAGACGATCTCGAAATGCACGTCGGGATGCTCGATGCCGATGCGCACCAGCTGCGCCAGGTCGCGCCAGCTGATCCAGATCGACAGCCGGCGCTTGTCGATCGGCTTGTCGTTGGCGTTGCCGATGCGGATGCACAGCGAGCCGACGCCGTGCTTGTCGGCGTAGAGCGCGGCCACCAGCTCGCCGAACGCCTTGCTGACGCCGTACAGCCCGTCCGGCCGGAACACCACGCGGGCGCCGACGCGGCGGTTGCGCGGATAGAAGCCGACGGCGTGGTTGCTGCTGGGATAGACCACGCGCTTGACGCCGGCGCGCCGAGCCGCCTCGTAGACGTTGTACAAACCCTCGATGTTCTGGCGCTTGACCGTCTCCCAGTCGGCCTCGACCGACTGTCCGGCCATGTGGACGACGGCGTCGACGCCGGCCATCGCCTTCTCGACCGCCGCGAAATCGGCGATGTCGACGCGGTGGAACTCCTCGCCAGGCGCCAGATCGCCGATCGGCTTGATGTCCACCAGCCGCAGGACCGGATACACGCCGCGCAGCTCGCGCCGTAGCGCCGCGCCGATCGAGCCTGCGGCCCCCGTCAGAAGCACTGTCCTCGTCATCGTCCGCCCTCCGCCCCGGCGGCCATGGTAGGGGCCGGCGCGCTCCTCGTCGATGGCCGGCGATTGCGCGGCGGCGGCCGGCGGCGATACTCTCGTGTCGCCGGCAATGGAAAGGGGACGCCATGGCCAACGTGCTCGACGCCGCGCAGGCGGTGGAATACGCGACGCGGGGATTCACCACGGCGCGCGGCATGTTCTCGCCCGCGGAGGTCGCGCTGCTGACCCGCGCGATGGAGGAGGATCCGGAGGTCCGCGGCCACGTCATCGACCGGCTCGACGGCGAGGGCCGCTCGACGCGCATCTCCCTGTGGAACCGCGCCGGCGACTCGGTCTACGGGCTGGCGGCGCGCTGCGCCCGCATGGTCGACACCAGCGCCGCGCTGCTCGGCGGCGACGTCTACCACTACCAGTCCAAGCTCACGGCCAAGGACCCCGGTGTCGGCGGCGCCTGGGAATGGCACCAGGACTACGGCTACTGGTACCACAACGGCTGCCTGCGGCCGGACATGCTGTCGTGCATGATCGCGCTCGACCGCACGACGCGGGAGAACGGCTGCCTGCAGATCGTCGAGGGCAGCCACCTCATGGGCCGCGTCGACCACACGCCGCTGACCGCCGGCCAGAACGAGGTCGATCCGCGCCGCATGGAGCATATCCTGGCGCGCAACCCCGTCGCGTATTGCGAACTCGAGCCCGGCGACGCGCTGATCTTCCACTGCAACGCCATCCACCGCAGCGACGCGAACCGCTCGCCGCACCGGCGCTGGACCTTGCTGATCTGCTACAACCGCGTCGACAACGACACCGTCACCCGCGACGACGACCGCTACTACGTGCCGCTGGAGCGGGTCGACGACGGCGCCCTGCTGCGCGCCGGAGCCCGCTTCGCCGCCGGCGACGGCAGCGAGCACTTCGCCTCGCGTCCCTACGTGCCGAAGCTGCCTGCGGCGGCGGAGTAGGGGCGGTGGCCGCGGACATCCTCCATCCCGATTTCAAGGCCGAGCCGTGGTGGTGGGAATGGTGGCGGCCGTCCAACGCGCTGTCGCAGGACCCGCCCCGGTCGGTCGACGCGCTGATGGTCGGCGCCGGCTACGGCGGATTGTCGACGGCGCTGGAGCTGGCGCGCGGCGGCGCGAAGGTGGCGGTGCTGGAACGCGGCGATCTCGGCGTCGGCGCCAGCACGCGCAACGGCGGCATGGTCAGCGGCGGCGTGAACCTCGGCAAGGGCATGTCCGGCAAGAGCGGCGGCGGCGGTTGGGACGCCCGCAAGAAAGCGCTGCTGGCCAGCGGCGTCGACTCGATGACCGCGATCGAGGACATCGTCGCGCGCGAGAAGATCGAGGCCCACTACGTGCGCAACGGCCGCTTCATGGGCGCCTTCACGCCGGCGCACTACCGCGATCTCGAGGCCAAGGTCGACGACTTCAACGCGCTCGCCGGCGCCGGCGCCTCGATGCTGCCGAGGGAGCGCCAGCGCGAAGCCATCGCGTCGGACTACTATTTCGGCGGCATGGTGGTCGACCGCGCCGGCCACCTCCATCCCGCCTGCTACTACGGCGGGCTGCTCCAGGCGGCCCACGACGCCGGCGCCACGCTGTGCGCGAGGACGGAGGCGCTGTCCTACGAGCGCAAATCCGGCGGCGGCTTCGTCGTGCGCACCAACCGCGGCGACATCGAGGCCAAGGAGGTCGTGGTCGCGACCAACGGCTACACCGGCGACGCCACGCCGTACCTCAAGCGCCGCCTGGTCCCGGTCGCCAGCCACATCATCGCCACCGAGGAGCTGCCGGAGGGGATGGCCGAGTCGCTGATCCCCAACAGCCGCGCCGTCGCCGACACCAAGCGCGTGCTGACCTACTACCGGCTGTCGCCGGACCGCAAACGCATGATCTTCGGTGGCCGCGCGCGCTTCACGCAGGCGCCGCCGGAGGTCAGCGCGCCGGTGCTGTACCGCTACATGACCGACCGTTTCCCGCAGCTCAAAGGTTCCCGGATCACCCACGCGTGGACCGGCAACGTCGCCTTCAGCTTCGACTGGCTGCCGCACATGGGCCGCACGCCCGACGGCCTGCGCTACCTGATGGCCTGCAACGGCAACGGCGTGGCGATGATGACCTATCTCGGCCGCGAGACGGCGCGCAAGATCCTCGGCGGGACCAACGCGCCGGCCAACGCCTTCGACACCGACGATTTCCCGACCCGCGCGCTCTACGGTGGCGATCCGTCATGGGTGCTACCCGCCGTCGGCGCGTGGTACCGCTTCCGCGACTGGCTCGACCGCCGCGCGGCCTGAGCCGCCGGTTCCCGCTCCCCTCGATCGCAACGACACACCGCCACCACGGCGGATGGAGGAACGTCCATGACGACGACCGCGCCGGTGATCCTGGTCGACGACCCGCTGCCGGGCGTGCGGCGCATCACGCTGAACCGCCCGGAGAAACGCAACGCGCTCAGCAACGCCCTGCGCGCGGCGATCTTCGAGACGCTGCAGTGGAACGACGGCGATCCCGATGTCCGCGTCACGATCGTGCGCGGCGCCGGGCCGGCGTTCAGCGCCGGCTACGACCTCTCCGCCGACAACCGGGTCGGCCAGCCCTACCACACGGCCGGCGGGCACGGGCAATGGTCGCGCCATGTCGTCGACGGCTGGTTCCGGGTGTGGGACCTCGGCAAGCCGGTGATCGCGCAGGTGCACGGGTACTGCCTCGCCGGCGGCACCGAGCTGGCGACCTCGTGCGACCTCGTCTACGTCGCCGAGGACGCGCAGATCGGCTATCCGCCGGTGCGGCTGATGAGCCCGCCCGACATGCAGTTCCATCCCTGGCTGATGGGCATGCGCCAGGCGATGGAGTCGATGCTGACCGGCGACTCGATCTCAGGCGCCGAGGCGGCGGCGCGCGGCTGGGCCAACCGCGCCTTTCCGGCGGGGCGGCTCGAGGAGGAGACGCTGAAGATGGCGGAGCGCGTCGCCAAGGTGCCCAGCGACATCCAGCAGATCAACAAGCGCTCGGTTCATCGCGCCATGGAGATCATGGGCCTGCGCGCCGCGGTGCGCGCCGGCACCGAGATCCAGGCGCTGTGCTTCCACACCGAGTCGAGCAAGGCCTACATGGGCCGCTTCAAGCGCGACGGCGCCAGCGTCGCCAAGCTGCTGAGCGAGCGCGACGCGGCGTTCGGCGACTACCGCGAGCGCGAGAAATAGCGGCCGGCGCCACGAAAAAGCGGCCCTCGCGGGGCCGCTCGATCGATACGACGCGGGGGCCGGCTCAGCGCAGGACGGCCGCCGCGATCGTCAAGGCGATCAGCCCGAGGATCATCCCGCCCAGCCCGATCACCGGCATATGCGCGACCAGCGCGAACGCCATGCCGACGACGATCACGATCAGCGCGAGGATCGTGTAGGTGATCAGCTTGAGCACGCCGGCGTAGGTCTGGTTGTACTGGCGCATATCGAAATCGTGGCTGGCCATCGGCTCCCCCGGCGGGTCGTTGACATGGTGCGGCGCGGGGCCCGGCGGGCGTCGCGGCGTCGATTCCTTATAGCCAAACCCGCCGGCGCCGGAAAGCCCCGATGCCGGCGCGGTCAGGGCTTGGGATGCACCACGACGGCGATCAGCATCGACCACGGCCGGTAGGGTTCGAACGCCAGGGTGGCGCCGCCCGGCGCGAACCGCGCGTAGCGTCCGGCGTCCAGTGGCGCCGGCCGGCCGCCATCGACGACCAGATTGAAGCCGCCCCGCAGCGCCATCAGGACCATCGTCGCGGCGGGTTCCCGCAGGCGGCCGGCGGCCGGATACGGCACGACGCGGCCCGTGAATCGGTCGCGGCGGGTCATCAGATTGAGGACCTGGAGGCCGCCGTCGGGCGCCTCCGGTCCCAGCGTCGCCTGGACCGGCGTCTCGCCGGCGAAACGGGTGGTCTCGAAGATCTCGACCGGGCCGGGGACGCCGCCGTCGAAACCCAGCCGCAAGCCGCTGCCCAGCGGCATCAACTGGCGGTCCAGATCCGGCAGGTAGGAGAAGGGCCCGGCGCGGGAGATGTCGCTGAGATCGACACGCCAGTCGCAATCGTCGTGGCCGGCGCCGTCGGGCGCGATCGCGAGCGACCGGGAGATGCCGCCGCCGTTCTTCCACGGCGTCGGCGCGATGGCGTCGACGCGGCGGATGTCGGGCGCGTCGCTCACGGCCGCCACAGCGTCGCCGCCGCCGGTGGCAATCCGTCGATCTCGACGCGGTCCGGCCGGCCCGGCGTCGACACGATGCGCAGCCGGTCCTCGGCCAGCCAGCGCGCCGCCAGCGGGTAGATCTCGTGCTCCACTTTCAGGATGCGGGCGGACAGCGACGCCTCGTCATCGGCCGCCAGCACCGGCACGACGCCCTGCGCCCACGATCGGGCCGGCGTCGAGATCGGCGGTCACGAAGTGCACGGTGCAGCCCGCCGCGCGGACGCCGGCCTCCAGCGCTTGGCGCTGGACGTGCAGCCCTTTGAACGACGGCAGCAGCGAGGGGTGGATGTTCAGGATGCGGCCGGGCCAGCGGCCCGGAAACCACGGGCTGAAGATCCGCATGAAACCGGCGAGGCAGACGAACTCGACGCCGGCCGTCTCGAGCGCCGTCGACACGGTCCGGTCGAAGCTCTCTCGGTCGGGGTGGTCCTTGTGGCGCACGACCGCGGTCGCCACGCCGGCGGCGCGCGCGGTCTCGAGACCCGCGGCGTCGGCGACGTTGCTGACCACGATCGCGATCTCGGCGGGATAGTCGGGGGCGCGCGTCGCGGCCAGCAGCGCGGCCATGTTCGAGCCGCGCCCGGAGATCAGGACGCCGATCCGGCGGCGGCTCATCGGCGCGTCCGCTCCGCCACGCTCAACGCCGCCACAGCGCGTCGGCGTCCGCCATGACGCAGTCCGGCCCGGCGCCGCGGTCGGGCAGGGCCTCGATGGCGCCGACGCGGACCGCCGTCTCGCCCGAGGCGGCGAACGCCGCGGCGACGGCGGCGGCGTTCTCCGGCGCCGTCACGACGACCATGCCCAGTCCGCAGTTGAACGTGTCCAGCATGTCGCTGGTCGGCGTGCGGCCGATTTCGCGCAGCCAGTGGAACACGTCGGGCGGCGTCCACGCGAGCGCCTCGAGCGTCGCGCGGACGCCGTTCGGCAGGCAGCGCGGCACGTTGCCCGGCAGGCCGCCGCCGGTGATGTGCGCGAGGCCCTTGATCGCGCCGGTCGCGCGCATCGCCGCCAGCGCGGCCTGCACGTAGATGCGCGTCGGCTCGAGCAGCGCCCGGGCCAGCGACCGGGCCGGCGCGAACGGCGCCGGCGCGTCGAGCGCCAGCCCGCTGCGCTCGACGATCTTGCGCACCAGCGAGAAGCCGTTGGAATGGACCCCTGAGGACGCCAGGCCCAGCACGACGTCGCCCGGCGCGATGTCCGGCCGCGGCAGCAGCGCGTCGCGCTCGGCGGCGCCGACCGCGAAGCCCGCGAGGTCGAAATCGCCCTCGGCGTAAAGGCCGGGCATCTCGGCGGTCTCGCCGCCGACCAGGGCGCATCCCGCCCGGCGGCAGCCCTCGGCGATCCCGGCGACCACGTCGCGGCCGGCCTCGATGTCCAGGCGTCCCGTGGCGTAGTAGTCGAGGAAGAACAGCGGCTCGGCGCCCTGCACGACGATGTCGTTGACGCACATCGCCACCAGGTCGATGCCGACGGTGTCATGGATGCCCGAATCGATGGCCAGTTTCAGCTTGGTGCCGACCCCGTCGGTGCCGCTGACCAGGATCGGGTCGTGGAAACCGGCGGCCTTGAGGTCGAACAGGGCGCCGAAGCCGCCCAGGCCGCCCATCACGCCGGGACGCCGGGTCGCTTTGGCGAGCGGCTTGATGCGCTCCACCAGCGAATCGCCGGCCTCGATGTCGACGCCCGCCTGCTTGTAGGTCAGCGGCGGGCGGTTGTGGTCGGCGGGAGGGGAGTTCAAGCGGCGGCCGTTCGTGCTAGGAAGCGAGGGGCATAGATATCCCAACGCGAAGGCATTGCAATGGCGCTTCCCGCCCCGTTTTCCCCATGGACCGGCCGGATGGCCGCCGCCACCCGGCGGATGTTCGTGGCGCTGGCGGCCGTCGCGGCGCTGGCGGGCGCCCCCGGAGGCGCGGCGGCGCAGCAGCGCGGCGCCGGCGATCCCGTGTTCACGGTCACCAACATCCCCGTCGACGCCACCGCCAAGACCCCGCTGGAGGCGCGCGACAAGGCCCTGCTGGAGGGCGAGAAGGGCGCGTTCGAGATCCTGGTGCGGCGCCTGGTCGCGACCGACGACGTCTCGAAAGTCGGCATCCCGACCGACGCCGAGATCGAGCAGCTCATCCTCGGCTTCGAGTTCGCCGGGGAGCGCACCACGGCGAACCGCTACATCGCGCAGCTGTCGGTGGCCTTCAGCCCGGATCGGATGAAGGCCTATCTGCGGGCGGCCGGCGTCAACTTCATCGATTCCTCGGCGCCGCCGGTGCTGGCGCTGCCGTTGACGCGCTCCAAGGCCGGGGTGGCGGCGCTGGACGAGCGCACGCCGTGGCGCGAGGCGTGGGCGAAGGTCTCGGCCGCCGGCGGTCTGGTGCCGATGCCGGCGGTGCGCGGCGACGGCGCCGACGCCAAGCTGATCGACCCCGAACAGGCCTTCGTCGGCGACGTGGCCGCCCTGGGCCGGCTGGCGCAGCGCTACGGCACGCGGCGGATCCTGGTCTCGGTCGCCACCGGCGAGGCCGAGGGGCCGTTCGCCGTCACCGCCACGCTCTACGACCTCGGCACCGGCGACAAGTCGACCGTCCCGCCGCAGGCCGGCGTCGCCCTCGACAAGCTGGTCGACGCCGCCGTCAAGCACCGGCTGAAGCTCGAGGACGAGTGGAAGTCGGTGGCGGCGGTTTCGCGCGACTTCGCCGACGTGATCGTGGTGACGGTGCCGATCAAGGGCCTCGACGACTGGGTCAAGCTGCGCCGCCGCATCCAGACCAC
The genomic region above belongs to Rhodospirillales bacterium and contains:
- a CDS encoding DUF2066 domain-containing protein, encoding MAAATRRMFVALAAVAALAGAPGGAAAQQRGAGDPVFTVTNIPVDATAKTPLEARDKALLEGEKGAFEILVRRLVATDDVSKVGIPTDAEIEQLILGFEFAGERTTANRYIAQLSVAFSPDRMKAYLRAAGVNFIDSSAPPVLALPLTRSKAGVAALDERTPWREAWAKVSAAGGLVPMPAVRGDGADAKLIDPEQAFVGDVAALGRLAQRYGTRRILVSVATGEAEGPFAVTATLYDLGTGDKSTVPPQAGVALDKLVDAAVKHRLKLEDEWKSVAAVSRDFADVIVVTVPIKGLDDWVKLRRRIQTTANVREIQVQSLEQEQAVVRIAFVGTREQFNRALRLQGLAIVDGAAGPTIVGQ